Below is a genomic region from Rhizobium sp. 9140.
GCTCTCGCCGCGCAGCCTGTCGCGCTGGCGCTTCCGGCACTGCTCCTCCAGAAAGGTGTTGAACGCCTCCCATGTCGCAAACTGCGGGATCGGTACCATGAAGTTGCGCCGGGCATAGCCGACGAGACCCTCGACGTTCCCCTTGTCGTTGCCCTTGCCGGGACGGCCATAGCGATCCCGGATAAGGTAGTGGGACAGGAAGCCGCTGAACAACGTCGCGCGCTTGCGGGTGCCGTCAGGCAAAATCTTCGCCACCAGGCAACGGTCGTTGTCGTAGACGATCGATTGCGGCACGGCGCCGAAGAAAGCGAACGCATGGACATGGCCATCGACCCAGGCCTCGGCCACTGCCGCCGGATAGGCCCGCACGTAGCAGCCGTCGCTGTGCGGAAGGTCGAGCACGAAGAAATGCGCCTTCTGCTCGACACCGCCGATGACCACCATCGCCTCACCGAAATCGGCCTGCGCATGGCCGGGCGGATGCGACAGCGGCACGAACACTTCCTGGCGGCGCTGATCCCGCTCGCGCATGTAATCCTTGATGATCGTATAGCCGCCAGTGAACCCGCATTCGTCTCGAAGCCGGTCAAACACCCGCTTGGCCGTATGGCGCTGCTTGCGCGGCACTTGTCTGTCTTCGTCCAGCCAGTGATCGATCGTCGAGACAAACGCATCCAGCTTGGGCCGCCGGATCGGTGATTGTCGCTGATAGCCAGGTGGCGTCGAATAGGACAGCATCTTGGAAACGCTGTCGCGCGATATGTTGAAATGCTTTGCAGCCTGACGCCGGCTCATGCCTTCCGAGCAAGCCAGTCGAACCTTCAGATATAATTCCACGGTATAGATCCCCAGGCCCTCCTGCGCTCATTGCAGAAGAGAAATAGGTGGCCGACTTTTACGCCGCCCGAAGCGGGACAATCCCGCCGCTACCGTGGTCTAATTTTGCACCGCCGCTCTCAGACACGAGAAATCGGAATTTTTACTTTTCCAGATCACTTGTCAGATACCTTCAAACAGACTTCATAGCTTCTGTAAAATCTGTTTGAAGGAGGCTTCCTTGCCCCAATGCACTGTGTGCCATAACGACTTCTTCCTCATGCGGGGAACCGTCTGTGACGACTGCAAGGAAGCTGCCGCTAAAAAGGATCTCGAAGCCAGAGCAGCGGCGATGGTCCTAGCGACCTCCCTTGAGGTTCCAAACCGAAAGACCAACTCAATAATCTCGATTGTTGCAAGCGAAACCGCGTTGGCTATGAACGTCCTTCAGGATATCGCCAATAGCTGGCGCGACTTCGTCGGCGGCCGCTCCAACACTTCGCAGAATGCCCTTCGCCAAGCCCGAGAAGCCTGTCTCGACCAACTAAAGCTCCGAGCTGCCGAACTTTGTGCTGATGCTGTAATTGCGGTCAACATCTCATACAGCCAGCTTTCTACAAACGGTTCCGGCGGCGGCATTTTGTGTGTGACCGCCAGCGGTACGGCAGTGAAGCTGGCAGATTTGGCTGATAACTAGTTTCGGGAGCTGATGATCAGTTCTTGGGCCTGCACACCCTTTCCACCAGATATCGAGTAAAGCACCTCTGCATTCGCGATGCGAAAGGTGCTGAAGATCTCGCGCATCAGTGGGACGTCGTTGATCGATAGGACGAAATTCCCCTTCAACCTACCGAGCCGTTCGGCCATCACCTCAAACTGATCACGACCGAACAGGGCCGCACCGTAGTCCCCCTCGCTGCCGAAGTATGGCGGGTCGAGGTAGAAGAGCGCGCCCGGCCGATCATACCGATCGATGAACGCCAGCCAGTCGAGGTTCTCAATCACGACCCCCGCGAGCCGCTCGTGCACGTCCTCGAGGAGAGGCGCGAGGCGCGTGAGATTGAACCGAGAGCCGCCCTCGTGCACCACCCCGAACGTCTGACCGGATACCTTGCCGCCAAAGGCGAGCTTCTGGAGATAGATGAAGCGCGCTGCGCGTTCGAGGTCCGTCAGCGTAGAGGGGTCGCACGCCTTCAAGCGCTCGAACTCACGCCGGCTGGTGATCTGGAATTTGAGGCAATCCATGAACTGCGGATAGTGCCGCTGAAGGATGCGAAACAGGTTCACGACGTCCCCGTTTCTGTCGTTGATGACCTCATGCCGAGGCGCCGATCGGCGACGGAAGAACACGCCGCCCATGCCGACGAATGGCTCTGCGTAAGTAGTGTGCGGGATCTCCGCGATCATCTTGACCAAGCGCGGAGCCAAGGTCCGTTTCCCACCGATCCATGCGGCTGGTGGCTGTGTATTAACTACGTCTCTAAAGCCGTCTTCAAAGGGCATTTAAATGGTTCTCAGAATCATGCCAAACCGGGATGCCTCGAAAGAGGTCCGGGTGTGACAGTTATTCCGTATGGCTGTCGGACGGTTTTGTCTGCAAACGTGGCCGTCCTCGGAGGCTTGCCTCCGGCACCTGGTGCTTGGCTCACGGAGACCATCTGAGATCTCCGCAAGCCGTGTCGCTGTTGGATCAGTTGATCGTCTTTTCCGCGGTCTCTTCCACGACAGGCTCGGCCGCGACCGGCGCTTCCGGCCGGTTCGGGTTGAGCTTGCGATCGACGTAATCGGGCTCGTACTTCTGGAGCAGGGCATATGCTTCCGTCAGCTGGGCCGAGATCGTGTCAAAGCCCTGGGCGAGCGTATCGCACTCGTTTTGCAGGGCTTCGTTCCGACGCTTCATCGAGTTGATCATCATGTGCATGCTGAGTTTCCTTGTGAGGTTGTTGTGGATGGAAAGTCGGGATCGGCGGGTCATTCGGCCGACCAGTTGACCTCGGCGGCTGCGGTGATGGCCTGTGCGGTTTCCGCAGCCGCAATCGCCTTTTTCGCGGCCATGCGCTTGGCCTCGACGCCGGCCGAGATGTGCTGCCATCCCGTGAAGGTATCGAGGATCTGCTGCGCCTTCTCAGCCTTGGTCATCCCGTCGGCTTCAGCCTCAGCAACGATGTGAGGGATATCCGCGTCAGGCACGCCGGCGAAAGCGACCTTGGCGCGAGCCTCATCGAGCTTCTGCTGATAGGCCATGATCTGACCGAAGCCCGGCGTGATGAACTGCATCCGGTATGCCTCGGCCGCACGGTCGATCTTCACCACGGCCTCAGCCCGAAGCGCGTCGAGATCGACTTCCACGGGGGCCGGGCTCCACTGGTCGATGTAGGTTTTCAGGCCGTCCGGGATCGCCGGCCAATCGTTGGTGAAGCCGTCAAAGAGAGCGTCCTCGGCCTTGGTCAACTGGCCGCGCAAGGCGTCGGCATCCGGGCCGGACAGCTCGGCCAGCATCTTGCCCGCCGTCTGGTACCAGAACTGAGGTGCGCTGAGGATCTGCTGTCGGCCGAGCCAGATGGCGGCGGCAACGGCCCAGCGGGAGGCCTTCTTCTGTTTCAGGCTATCGACGACGCCGTCGGCCATGGACTCGTACATGCTATCGATATTGTACATTGCTTTTCCTCTTGGTGGTTTCAGGTAGGCACGTCATCGGGACCGCCGTGGTGATTTCCACGGCAGAGCATCCAGAATTTGCTGATCGGGGCTGACTTGAGCGACGTCCGGCTCGACCGGCACAATCTCAAGCGTTCGCGGATCGACGCGAATGTCGGTGACAGAAAGCAGCCTCTCGGGAACACGAAGGCTGGGGTTGGCATAGCGGCCTGTCTCAGCGTCGTATTCAGCGCGACCGAAGGCATTGCCGTGGTCCGAGATGATGCCCGTGACCGGGTCATAGATGACGAACCACAGTTCCTGCTCCCCGCTCTGGAGCGCTTCCGGTCCAATGTTTTCAGGTGATTTCATTTTTTCAACCTCGTAACCGTCCAGGAGGTGCCGTCGTTCGTCATGCCGGTGCTGCTGCCGAAGTACCCCATGTCCTTGTTGTTCGTTCGCATCGCGCCGCCCGACCCCATGACGAAGACGAGGGTGATCGTGACGCTCTGCGCGGTGCCGCCGTTGGTGAAGCTGCCGGAGATCGACTGGCTGGAGCAGCCGTAGGTGTCGATGGCCGGACCCGTGATTTTGATGGTATCGAGCACCGTGCTGTTGATTTTCAGCTGCACGTCACCGGCGTAGAACACCTCGGCGTTGACCCCGGTCATGGAGCCGCGAAGGTTCCAGAAGGCGTTGATGACGAGCCGCTCTTCCGGTGCGAGGGTCAGAGTGCGCGTCAGCACTGTCGTCGTCGCCGACTTCGAAACGGTGCCTCCGCTCGTGTTGTAGTAGACATTCGAGATGGCGCCGTTGACCAGCTTCTCACCGTTCAAGGTGGCATCGTTGATGTCGATGTTCGAAACCTTGATGTTCAGCGCCGACAGGTTCGCGACATTGATTTTCTCGGCGGTGACGGCGTTGGCGGCAATCTTGTCTGCCGTGATCGCGTTCGCAGCGATCATGCCGGCCGTCAGAGCGCCATCGACGATCAGATCGCCGCCGTTTCGCTCGAAGCAACCTACGGAACCGAAGTAGACGTTTCCGCCCGTTGCGTCCCGCTGCACGAACAGCTCGATGATGGCGGAAGCTGCTTCTCCCGGTGAGACAAGGTTGACGGCCAGCGTGCCAGTGCCGCCGGATCCTCGGCTGCCGGTGTTGATGTAGTCGTAGAAGCTCGCGATGTTCCCGCTAGCGTTCAGCCAGAGAACCCGGATCATTCCGTTGAAGTTGTTGTTCGAGTAAATGGCGCCGGTGAAGCGATAGGCCGTGCCGCCCTTGACCGGGAATGACCTGCTCTGGCAGTTCGTGTAGCCGCCAGACCCCCATGGACCAGCCTGAAAACACATTCCGTTGTAGGACTGGAAAAGACCGTGATCCCCCCAGACGATCCACCCCGGAATGGTGCCGACCCATGAGTCCGTGGACGTCATCTGGTTGTCTGGAACAAGGTTGTTGAAGTCGGTGATCACCATCTTTACAGCGGTGATCGCCTGCGCGGCAATTTCAGTGGCGCCAATCGTTCCCGCCTGCAGCTTATTGCCAGTGATGGTCCGTGCTTGGATGTTGTCGGCCACAATGGCATTGGCCGCTATTTTCCCTGCAACAACAGCCAGTGCTCCGATTTTGTCAGCGCTAACGGCAAAGGCCTTGATTTTGTCGGCAGTGATCGCATCCGTCGCAATTTCGGTGGCGCTGATCGTGCCGACCGCGATGTGACCGGCGCCGATCGTGCGCGCATTGATCTCGTAGCCGGTGATCGTCGCAGCGATGAAGCTGTCAGCCGAGATGGTCCGGACCGCAATCTTGTCACCGGTAATCGTGCCACCGGCGATCTTCGCCGCCGTGATGGCGTTGGCCGCCAGCTGGTTGGTCGATACGGCGCCGGCAGCGATCGTCGCTGCGGTCACGGCGTTAGCGGCGATTGTCCCGGCCGTCACGGCGTTTGCGGCGATCGTGCCTGCTGTCACCGCGTTCGCTGCGATCTTCCCGGCCGTGATCGCATTTGCCGCGATCTTGTTGGCCGTAATCGCGTTGGTAACGATGTTGCCTTCGGAGATGACTGTCGTTCCGCCCTCGCTCCAAGGCGATGCCTCCAGCTGGTTGGCCGTCGCTTCGCCCAGATAGAATTTGGACGCCCAGGTGTAGGAGTTGTTGCCCCATGCCGCACTGTGCCCCATGCACCGCAGAAAGAGCTGGACGTGCGTGGTTCCGGCCGGAGCCTGTCCTTTCACCCAGATCCGCTCATAGCTGGCCAACTGGCTGCCCGGATCGCCATTCTGGTGCGTTGGCTTGTCCGCGAACGTATAGCCAATCGTCACGCCACCGTTGTTGACGTACTCGATGTGAAGGCGAGCATAATCAGACCGGTGCCCATAGACATAGACAGACGCTTCCAGCCATGAGCCCTGCGCAACCGGCCAACGCATAGGGATGTTGTTGTCTGCGGGATTTCGCGGAGACAGGTCGGCAAACTGGCCGTTGTTTTGCGCGCCCTCCTGCAGAACCTGAAATGCGCCGTCGATGGGCGTGTAGTTGTCGTTGCGCTTGATGAACGACCAGTTCGCGCTGGACGCATAGATCCTCCAGTTGGTGATGTCGGCCTGGGCATTTGAGTTCGGGATCCAGTTCGTCCCTTTGCCGACTGCAAGCTTGTCGGCATAGATGGAGCCCGCAGCGATCTTGTCGGCAATGACCGCTCCAGCGGCGATCTGCCCCGCCGTGACGGCGCCGGCCGCAATGGTGCCGGTCGTAACCGCATTGGCCGCAATCGTGCCGGCCGTGATCGCGTTTGCGGCAACCGTGCCGGCCGTTACTGCATTTGCCGCGATCCTGCCCGCGACAACAGCGCCGGAGGCAATGCTGGCCGCTTCCACGGCGCCGGCGCTTATTTTCCCGGCGGTGACTGCGTTCGCTGCAATCTCGCTTGCGGTAACGGCATTGGCTGCGATCTTCGCCGTGGTGATCGAGTCCGCCGCGAGGTGGATGGTCGAGATCGAGCCATCCACGACCAGCTCGGCACCCTCAGCCTTTCGCAGAGAGATGCGATCGATGATCAAGTAGCGCGTCGTTGACGGGCTGTGGTGGTAGATCTGCACCTTGCAATAGGTGGCAGCACCCGGAACCTGCGTCTTGCCGGAGCGCTTATCCCAAGCGGCGGGAATGGACGCGTTGCCCTGCACATCAGTGTACTGCGGCGACGAAAGCGCTGTCTTATTACGGTCGAACCACAGGATGCGATAATAGAAGCCGTAGCTCGATGAACCGTCAGTCGTACGAACAGATGCGTCCCACGCCAGCCAGTCACCGGACGTGACGGGGATGAAGTCCTTCGTGACCATGTTCATGGAGATGGAGCCACCGGACCCGCCGTTGACGCCGTTTTCCAGAACAAGCGACCACCGACCCGTCTGTGCATCACCGACCCAGAGCCAGATATTGGCCCCGCCCGCACCGGCCCCGTTGTAGATGGGATAGTTGGCGTCCCAGACGGATGTGAGCGCGCCTTGTTCGAACTGACCGTCGGGAATGAAGTTTTCGAAGTCGGCCAAGAGAAGCTGCTTCGCCGTGATCGCGTTCGCCGCGATGTTGTTGGCGATGATCGCGTCAGCCGCGATCTTGCCTGCCACGATGGCACTGGCTGCAATCTCGTTGGCCGTGACAGCTCCAGTTGCGATCTTGGCGGTTGTGACGGAGTTGGCAGCCAGCTCCGTTGCCGAGATCACGCCAGCGGCGATCTTCCCGGCAATAACCGAGTTCACAGCCAGCTTGTCGGCGGTAACAGCCAAGGCATCGAGCTTTGCGGTGGTGATGGCACCCGACGCAATCGTACCGGCGGTGACGGCGCCAGCAGCGAGCTTGGCCGTCTCGATCGCACCGGCCGCGATCTTCGCAGCCGTGATGGCATTCGCCGCGATCTCATTGGCCGTGACAGCATTGGCGGCGATCTTGCCGGCTACGATGGCACCGGCAGCGATCTTGTTCGCGGTGATCGCATTGGTGACGATGTTGCCCTCGGTAATGAGGGTGATCGAACCTTCGCTCCACGGAGTAGGCTCGGACTGGTACTGCGTTGCTTCCCCTACATAGAAGCGAGAGAACCATGTGTAGGAGTCGGTGCCATTTGCGGCACTGTGACCAAAGCAGCGCAGAAAGATTTCGACATGCGTTGTGCCTGCCGGCGCCTGACCCTTTGCCCAAACCCGCTGATAGGCTGAAAGCTGGCTTCCAGGGTCCGAGTTCTGGTTTGTCGGCTTGGCGTCCATGATGAAGCCGAGCGAGTTACCGCCGTTATTGAAGCATTCGATATAGAGCTGAACGCCGTTCGAACGGTGCCCGAAAACATAGACGGACGCTTCCAGCCACGACAGCTGCGCAACAGGCCAGCGCATAGCGTAGTTGTTGTCGAACGGGCTTCGAGGGTTAACGTCTACGAAGGCTCCATCGAGCCGTGCGCCGCTCTGAAGAACGTAGAAGCAGCCATCGATGGGTGAGTAGTTGTTGTTCGCCTTTCCAAAGTCCCAAGTCCCCCCCGACCGGAACTTGATGCCCCAGTTTGTCAGGTCGGCCTGAGCGTTCGAGTTCGAGACCCAGTTGACGCCCTTGCCGACGGCCAACTTCTCTGCGGTGATGATCCCTGCAGCGAGGTTCGCGGCAGAGACTGCACTCGCTGCAATGGTGCCAGCCGTGATGGCATTCGCAGCCACGGTACCGGCCGTGACGGCGCCGGCCGCGATCGTGCCGGCCGTCACGGCGTTGGTCGCGATCTTGCCAGCGATAACAGCGTTCGCCCCGATCGTGCCGGCCGTCACCGCGCCGGCGGCAAGCTTGGCCGTCTCGATGGCGCCGGCGGCGATCTTGACAGCGGTGATCGCATTCGCAGCGATCGCGTCGGCCGTCACAGCGTTTGCGGCAATGGCGTTGGCCGTGATCGCAGCAGCCGAAACATGTCGCGCGATGATCGCGCCATCGACGATCAGGGATGCTTCCGCCATCTCGACAAGCTGGATGTCAGAGATCAGCCAATAGCCTGCGGCGTCCGTGCCGGTGTCCATGTAGGGAACAGGCGTTGCCGTCTGCGTCCTGGAGCTGTCCGTCTTGAACCGCCATTCGATCGTCTTACCGGCAGCTGCCTGGTACCCGGTGTCCGTCGCCGAAGCGATCACGCTCCCGTCCGACGCCGAAATCGACATGTCGTTGATGACGAGGGCATTGAAGTTCTTGTTGCAGCCCACGTTCTTCACGATGGCCGACGCGCGGTACCAAGTGTCCGGCGTCAGGGGAAAGCCGCGGGCGATCCAGCCGTGGATGCGCGGGCCGGCACTCGCCGCAGCCAGCGCCGCGTTGAACTTCATGGCGCCAGAGACGCGCATCGCCGCAACCTGGGCATCCGCGCTGGAGACGAACGTCACGTAAGGAGCATTCGGCGACCAATAGCCCGGATCTCCGTAGA
It encodes:
- a CDS encoding YbjQ family protein, which encodes MRGTVCDDCKEAAAKKDLEARAAAMVLATSLEVPNRKTNSIISIVASETALAMNVLQDIANSWRDFVGGRSNTSQNALRQAREACLDQLKLRAAELCADAVIAVNISYSQLSTNGSGGGILCVTASGTAVKLADLADN
- a CDS encoding DNA adenine methylase, producing the protein MPFEDGFRDVVNTQPPAAWIGGKRTLAPRLVKMIAEIPHTTYAEPFVGMGGVFFRRRSAPRHEVINDRNGDVVNLFRILQRHYPQFMDCLKFQITSRREFERLKACDPSTLTDLERAARFIYLQKLAFGGKVSGQTFGVVHEGGSRFNLTRLAPLLEDVHERLAGVVIENLDWLAFIDRYDRPGALFYLDPPYFGSEGDYGAALFGRDQFEVMAERLGRLKGNFVLSINDVPLMREIFSTFRIANAEVLYSISGGKGVQAQELIISSRN
- the istA gene encoding IS21 family transposase; this encodes MELYLKVRLACSEGMSRRQAAKHFNISRDSVSKMLSYSTPPGYQRQSPIRRPKLDAFVSTIDHWLDEDRQVPRKQRHTAKRVFDRLRDECGFTGGYTIIKDYMRERDQRRQEVFVPLSHPPGHAQADFGEAMVVIGGVEQKAHFFVLDLPHSDGCYVRAYPAAVAEAWVDGHVHAFAFFGAVPQSIVYDNDRCLVAKILPDGTRKRATLFSGFLSHYLIRDRYGRPGKGNDKGNVEGLVGYARRNFMVPIPQFATWEAFNTFLEEQCRKRQRDRLRGESETIGERLRRDLAAMRALPASPFDACDQASAKVTAQSLVRYKTNDYSVPVAYGHQDVWVRGYVNEVVIGGRGEIIARHPRCWEREDVVFDPVHYLPLIEQKINSLDQAAPLQGWDLPQEFATLRRLMEGRMAKHGRREYVQVLRLLESFELADLHAAVKQAIQLGAIGFDAVKHLILCRVERRPPRLDLSIYPYLPRATVETTSAKAYMRLLSSDAGEVA